The following proteins come from a genomic window of Deltaproteobacteria bacterium:
- a CDS encoding hydrogenase iron-sulfur subunit, with protein sequence MSTFEPTIIAFVCNWCTYTAADLAGTSRLIYPKNIRLIRMMCTGMVDPKYVIKALLEGADGVLISGCHPGDCHYINGNYKARRRVKLLKEILPQFGFDERRVKLTWIGASEGVDFAETVKEMVEEIRALGPNEARTQMVL encoded by the coding sequence ATGAGCACATTTGAACCGACCATCATCGCCTTTGTTTGTAACTGGTGTACCTATACGGCTGCGGATTTGGCCGGGACATCCCGGTTGATTTACCCCAAGAATATCCGGCTGATTCGAATGATGTGTACCGGGATGGTGGATCCCAAGTATGTCATCAAGGCCCTGCTGGAAGGCGCCGACGGGGTTCTCATCAGCGGTTGTCATCCCGGGGATTGCCATTACATCAACGGGAATTACAAGGCCAGGCGAAGGGTCAAACTGCTCAAGGAGATCCTGCCCCAATTCGGTTTCGATGAACGCAGGGTCAAGCTGACCTGGATCGGGGCCAGCGAGGGAGTGGACTTCGCCGAAACCGTCAAGGAAATGGTGGAGGAGATCAGGGCCCTTGGACCGAACGAGGCCCGGACACAGATGGTGCTTTGA